DNA from Vibrio japonicus:
TCTCCAAACCCGATTGGATGATGGATGACGGACTTCATCCAAGGTCCGAAGCTCAGCCTTGGATTGCAGAATTTGTTGCTAATGAACTAATTAATCACCTCTAATTGGTCTAGCTCAATAAAATTTACTCAGTTTTACGTTAACTTGTTCCAATCCCTTGAAGTAAAGGACTGAAACATGATTATTGAGCCTGTTATCAACGGCGTAGTCGCACGTACGGCACATCCTCTAGGTTGTGAAGAATCGGTACTTAGACAAATTAACTACGTAAAGCACGCAAAGCCTATCACTCTAGGACCTAAACGCGTTCTTATCATTGGAGGCTCGTCGGGCTTTGGATTAGCTGCCAGAATTGCTCTAGCATTTGGCGGCTCTAAAAGTGACACAATCAGCGTTTCTTTTGAGCGAGGCCCATCAGAAAAAGGCGTTGGCACAGCGGGCTACTACAACAATATTTTCTTTAAAAAGTACGCAGAAGCAGAAGGTCGGATAGCAGTAAATATTCACGGTGACGCTTTTTCCAAAGAATGCAAGGCAGAAGTGGTTGAAGCTATTGAGACTTACTTCGAAGGTGAAGTAGATTTAGTTATCTACAGCGTTGCTGCGGGTGTTCGTCCGAACTCTGAAACTGGAGAAATGCTGCGCACCGCAATAAAGCCAACTGGAGAATCTGTTTCAGGAGCGATCATTTCACTCGAAGATGATACTTGGCATGAAGTGACACTCACACCAGCAACAGAGCAAGAATCTGAAGACACGATCAAAATTATGGGTGGCGAAGACTGGGAAAACTGGGTCGATGCGCTCATCAACGTTGAATCTATCGCAAACGGATGTAAAACCATTGCTTTTTCTTATGTTGGTCCAGAGATAACCCACCCTATTTATTTAGATGGCACTCTCGGGCGCGCAAAGATCGACTTACATCAAACCAGTCACTCACTTAATTTAAAACTGGCTAACTTTGGTGGCGGTGCGTATGCGACGGTTTGTAAAGCATTAGTGACGAAAGCCAGCGTGTTTATACCTGGGTTAAGCCCCTATTTGATCGCGCTATACAAAGTAATGAAAGCGCAAGGCAAACACGAAGGCTGTATAGAGCAAATGCAGCGCCTGTTTAGTGATAAGTTGTACGGCAATCAACGTATTCCAGTCGACTTCGAACGCCTAATTCGCATGGACGATTGGGAACTTGATGCCTCTACCCAACAAGAAGTCTCTGCATTGCTGGATCAGATGAACAGCGACAACTTTAAACAACTTGGGGATTATCAAGGTTTCAAGAAAGCATTCATGCAACTCAATGGTTTTGGTTACGAGTCCATCGATTACACTCAGCCCTTCAATCTCGAAGATTTTATACCTGAAGAATCAGATTAGCACTTGGG
Protein-coding regions in this window:
- the fabV gene encoding enoyl-ACP reductase FabV; translation: MIIEPVINGVVARTAHPLGCEESVLRQINYVKHAKPITLGPKRVLIIGGSSGFGLAARIALAFGGSKSDTISVSFERGPSEKGVGTAGYYNNIFFKKYAEAEGRIAVNIHGDAFSKECKAEVVEAIETYFEGEVDLVIYSVAAGVRPNSETGEMLRTAIKPTGESVSGAIISLEDDTWHEVTLTPATEQESEDTIKIMGGEDWENWVDALINVESIANGCKTIAFSYVGPEITHPIYLDGTLGRAKIDLHQTSHSLNLKLANFGGGAYATVCKALVTKASVFIPGLSPYLIALYKVMKAQGKHEGCIEQMQRLFSDKLYGNQRIPVDFERLIRMDDWELDASTQQEVSALLDQMNSDNFKQLGDYQGFKKAFMQLNGFGYESIDYTQPFNLEDFIPEESD